One window of the Streptomyces sp. TS71-3 genome contains the following:
- a CDS encoding protein phosphatase 2C domain-containing protein, translating to MRIELATVPGDPARPNEDYASVALPASGRGGVLVLLDGVTPPQGDDGCLHSVHWFTARLGGALGELSVSHRDMALREVLSAAILRTADAHRTTCDLSHPRTPQATVVLARWDDDQVEHLVLSDSVLLVVEADGGVVPVLDDRLHRLPRRALATETVTDATLRNKEGGFFTAAADPEVASRAVAGVRPRSEVQAVAALTDGATRWVEKFHEGDWADSLALLRKEGPQALVDRVRALERADTDRVFLRRSKTHDDASVIYAEL from the coding sequence ATGCGCATCGAACTCGCCACCGTCCCGGGCGACCCCGCACGACCCAACGAGGACTATGCATCGGTTGCACTTCCGGCCTCCGGAAGGGGCGGAGTGCTGGTGCTGCTGGACGGTGTCACCCCGCCGCAGGGCGACGACGGTTGTCTGCATTCCGTCCATTGGTTCACCGCCAGGCTCGGCGGAGCGCTGGGTGAACTGTCCGTTTCACACCGTGACATGGCCCTGCGCGAGGTGCTCTCCGCGGCAATCCTGCGCACCGCGGATGCCCACCGCACCACCTGTGACCTTTCTCACCCGCGCACCCCTCAGGCAACCGTCGTCCTGGCCCGCTGGGACGACGACCAGGTCGAGCATCTCGTGCTGTCCGACTCGGTGTTGCTGGTCGTGGAGGCGGACGGCGGGGTGGTCCCGGTGCTGGACGACCGCCTGCACCGCCTCCCGCGCCGCGCGCTCGCCACGGAGACCGTCACCGATGCCACGTTGCGCAACAAGGAGGGCGGCTTCTTCACCGCGGCCGCCGACCCGGAGGTCGCCTCACGCGCGGTGGCCGGCGTCCGGCCGCGCTCGGAGGTCCAGGCGGTGGCCGCACTCACGGACGGCGCGACCCGCTGGGTGGAGAAGTTCCACGAGGGCGACTGGGCGGACTCCCTGGCCCTGCTCCGCAAGGAGGGCCCGCAGGCCCTGGTCGACCGGGTACGCGCCCTGGAACGAGCCGACACCGACCGCGTCTTCCTGCGCCGCAGCAAGACCCACGACGACGCGTCGGTGATCTACGCGGAGCTGTAA
- a CDS encoding lysozyme encodes MSVRSSRTPRRSPLAVSGTLLAALTLLLALPTTAQAAPRTAEAPERGTAYLGMGVVAHDGRQPSSPLPRAGQTEGVDVSGHQNSVNWGTLWNSGVKWAYVKATESTSYQNEDFAQQYNGSYNIGMIRGAYHFATPDTSSGASQAKYFAAHGGGWSKDGRTLPGMLDIEWNPYGASCYGLSDAGMVSWIRDFVNTYRSLTGRYAVIYTATSWWSDCTGNSKAFGSSDPLAIARYASSVGTLPAGWGTYTVWQYTSTGPTVGDHDHFNGTLDRVKALANG; translated from the coding sequence ATGTCCGTGCGCAGTTCAAGAACGCCCCGCCGCTCGCCCCTCGCCGTGTCCGGCACCCTCCTCGCCGCGCTCACCCTGCTGCTCGCCCTGCCCACGACGGCCCAGGCCGCGCCCCGCACCGCCGAGGCCCCCGAGCGCGGCACCGCCTACCTCGGCATGGGCGTCGTCGCCCACGACGGCCGGCAGCCGTCGTCGCCGCTGCCGCGTGCCGGGCAGACCGAGGGCGTGGACGTCAGCGGTCACCAGAACAGCGTCAACTGGGGGACCCTCTGGAACAGCGGTGTGAAGTGGGCCTACGTGAAGGCCACCGAGAGCACCAGCTACCAGAACGAGGACTTCGCGCAGCAGTACAACGGCTCGTACAACATCGGCATGATCCGCGGCGCGTACCACTTCGCCACGCCCGACACCTCCAGCGGCGCCTCGCAGGCGAAGTACTTCGCCGCGCACGGAGGCGGCTGGTCGAAGGACGGCAGGACGCTGCCGGGCATGCTGGACATCGAGTGGAACCCCTACGGGGCCTCCTGCTACGGCCTGAGCGACGCCGGGATGGTCAGCTGGATCCGCGACTTCGTCAACACCTACCGCTCGCTCACCGGCCGGTACGCCGTGATCTACACCGCGACGAGCTGGTGGAGCGACTGCACCGGCAACTCCAAGGCGTTCGGCTCCAGCGACCCGTTGGCGATCGCCCGCTACGCGAGCAGCGTGGGCACGCTCCCCGCGGGCTGGGGCACCTACACCGTCTGGCAGTACACGTCGACGGGGCCCACGGTCGGCGACCACGACCACTTCAACGGCACGCTGGACCGCGTCAAGGCGCTCGCCAACGGCTGA
- a CDS encoding MarR family winged helix-turn-helix transcriptional regulator produces MDAEFLALERELTVFLRRARASSGEMARAVHPDLEPAAYGLLVCLEEGGQRATDLAGYIGVGKATMSRQLRALEALGFVAREPDPDDGRAWQIHLTERGRDRLRTVRNARRALYVDRLADWNRSEVAELARLLHQLNEAAGAEE; encoded by the coding sequence ATGGACGCGGAATTCCTCGCTCTCGAAAGGGAGCTGACGGTATTCCTGCGCCGGGCCCGCGCCTCCTCGGGCGAGATGGCCCGTGCCGTCCACCCGGACCTGGAGCCCGCTGCGTACGGGCTGCTGGTCTGCCTTGAGGAGGGCGGGCAGCGGGCCACGGACCTCGCCGGCTACATCGGCGTCGGCAAGGCCACCATGAGCCGCCAGCTCCGCGCCCTGGAGGCGCTCGGCTTCGTCGCCCGCGAGCCCGATCCGGACGACGGGCGCGCGTGGCAGATCCACCTCACCGAACGGGGCCGTGACCGCCTGCGCACCGTCCGCAATGCCCGCCGAGCGCTCTACGTGGACCGGCTCGCGGACTGGAACCGCAGCGAGGTGGCTGAGCTGGCGAGGTTGTTGCACCAGCTCAACGAGGCGGCCGGGGCCGAGGAGTAG